The Candidatus Methylomirabilota bacterium genome includes the window GCGCCTCGTAGCTCGCCACCTGGAAGGCGATGTGGGCGACTCCGACCGGTCGGCTCGGCCCGCGGCCGTGCTCCGGATTTTCGTGCTGGGCCATGTCCAGGGTGTGGAAGTCCTCTCCCAGCGTCATGAACAGGTCGCCGTGCTGAGGATCTTGCTCCGACACGCGAAAGCCGAGGACGTCCCGATAGAAGGCCTTGGACCGCTCGAGGTCCGCCACCCGGAGCTGCACGTGACCGATCTTCTTGAGCCGGATCGTGCTCCCCATCGCCGTCCCTCCCGGAGCTAACACTACCCCATCGACTGGCCGAACCCAAGGCCGTCCCGGCTGTGCTAGC containing:
- a CDS encoding VOC family protein, whose translation is MGSTIRLKKIGHVQLRVADLERSKAFYRDVLGFRVSEQDPQHGDLFMTLGEDFHTLDMAQHENPEHGRGPSRPVGVAHIAFQVASYEALGEAYRALLEHGVVIERAMDHINQRSIYFADPDGNRLEIYYEMPGALQRFPDGRGDQNSELAVSRPGEPAPEWLDEPWPAAR